CTGCTTCTGCTGCTGCTTTAGCTACAGCTAAAGATACACCTAATATAGCGTTTGCCCCTAATCTTCCTTTGTTTTTAGTCCCATCTAACTTTATCATCATTTTATCAATTTTAACTTGTTCTAAAGCATCCATACCTAGTAAAGCTGCCTTTATTTCAGTATTAACATTTTTTACAGCTGTTAGAACTCCTTTTCCTAAATATCTTGATTTGTCCCCATCTCTTAATTCAACCGCTTCATGTATACCTGTTGAAGCTCCTGATGGAACTGCTGCTCTTCCTTTAGCTCCACATGATAAAACTACATCAACTTCTATAGTTGGGTTCCCTCTTGAATCTAATATTTCTCTGGCCATTACATCAATTATATCTGTCATTTCTTCCTCCTTAAAATATTGTATAATTTATCTAACTTCTATTATCTTTAATGTATTTGTTGTTCCTTGAATAAACACTTCTTCACCACATGTTGCTGCTATAATATCTCCTTGTTCAACTAGTCCTAGTCCTACAGCTGCTTTTTCTGCATGTTCCATAAATTCTTTTAGAGTTTTTATATTTCCACTTAAATAAGGTACTACCCCTTTAGTTAAAAGCAATTGATTAAAAGCTTTTTGACTATTTGTTATTGCCATTATATTTGCTGTTGGAAAATATTTTCTTAAACTTCTAGCTGCTCTTCCTGATCCTGTTCCAACAACTATTAATTTAGCATTTAAAACTTCTGCAGCATCCACACAACCCTTAGCAACTGCTTCAGTAATTGTTAGTCTATCTTTTCTTTCGTAATCAACATTACTATATAATAATGGATCTGTTTTTTCGGCTATTCTAGTCATAACTTTCACAGCTTCAACTGGATATTTTCCCTTTGCACTTTCTCCTGATAACATAACTGCATCTGTTCCATCTAAAATTGCATTTGCTACGTCGTTAGCTTCTGCTCTAGTTGGTCTTGGATTATTTATCATTGAATCTAACATTTGAGTTGCAGTTATTACTGGTTTTCCAGCTTCATTACATTTTTCTATCATCATTTTTTGAGCAAACGGAACTTCTTCAACAGGAATTTCAACTCCTAAATCTCCTCTAGCGACCATTATTCCATCTGAATATTTTAATATTTCCTCAAAATTATCTAATCCTTCTTTATTTTCTATT
This genomic stretch from Fusobacterium sp. IOR10 harbors:
- the pykF gene encoding pyruvate kinase PykF, whose amino-acid sequence is MKKTKIVCTIGPKSESKEMLTKLMQAGMNVMRLNFSHGNHEEHAKRIATLREIKAETGLKAAILLDTKGPEIRTIKLENGKDVKLVSGQKFIITTDKTVVGNNEKVAVTYDNFAADLSIGNIVLIDDGLLEMRVDSIEGNEVKCTVLNNGELGENKGVNLPDVNVSLPALSKKDVSDLKFGCKQGVDFVAASFIRKAEDVKEVRKILTENGGEAIKIISKIENKEGLDNFEEILKYSDGIMVARGDLGVEIPVEEVPFAQKMMIEKCNEAGKPVITATQMLDSMINNPRPTRAEANDVANAILDGTDAVMLSGESAKGKYPVEAVKVMTRIAEKTDPLLYSNVDYERKDRLTITEAVAKGCVDAAEVLNAKLIVVGTGSGRAARSLRKYFPTANIMAITNSQKAFNQLLLTKGVVPYLSGNIKTLKEFMEHAEKAAVGLGLVEQGDIIAATCGEEVFIQGTTNTLKIIEVR